The proteins below come from a single Actinomycetota bacterium genomic window:
- a CDS encoding ester cyclase, with protein MASKNVQTALAVYECFNKRDLDGAVKPIAEELVFENHGLGQTYKSRAEFRDSLQSWITGFSDGMITEPRAIDAGDTVIVQFIGKGKNDGPMGPYQKPTGRVLTLPFVDILKFDAQGRIVAGETYFDMLAMLVQLGHAERPAQK; from the coding sequence ATGGCTTCCAAGAACGTGCAGACGGCACTCGCCGTGTATGAATGCTTCAACAAGCGCGACCTCGACGGCGCGGTCAAGCCCATCGCCGAGGAGCTCGTCTTCGAGAATCACGGCCTCGGCCAGACCTACAAGTCCCGCGCCGAGTTCCGCGATTCGCTGCAGAGCTGGATCACCGGATTCTCGGACGGCATGATCACCGAGCCGCGCGCGATCGACGCCGGCGACACGGTGATCGTCCAGTTCATCGGCAAGGGCAAGAACGACGGACCGATGGGCCCCTACCAGAAGCCCACGGGACGGGTGTTGACTCTTCCGTTCGTCGACATCCTCAAGTTCGACGCGCAAGGACGGATCGTCGCAGGCGAAACGTACTTCGACATGCTCGCGATGCTCGTCCAGTTGGGTCACGCGGAGCGACCGGCCCAGAAGTAA
- a CDS encoding RpiB/LacA/LacB family sugar-phosphate isomerase, which produces MRIAIGGDERNDVTDHVLEALRERGHELVKVVGPVGGGDEQWADVGREVGESVAGGDADQGIVFCWTGTGVSLAANKVHGARAALCTDAGQARGARRWNDANVLAMSLRLTSTPLADEILDAWFSTTELDPAEVPNIEKVKAADSH; this is translated from the coding sequence ATGCGCATCGCGATCGGCGGCGACGAGCGGAACGACGTCACCGACCACGTGCTCGAGGCGCTCCGCGAGCGCGGACACGAGCTCGTGAAAGTCGTCGGCCCGGTCGGCGGCGGGGACGAGCAGTGGGCCGACGTCGGCCGCGAGGTCGGCGAGTCGGTCGCCGGCGGCGACGCCGATCAGGGGATCGTCTTCTGTTGGACCGGCACCGGCGTGTCGCTCGCCGCGAACAAGGTTCACGGCGCGCGCGCGGCGCTCTGTACCGACGCCGGGCAGGCCAGAGGCGCCCGCCGCTGGAACGATGCGAACGTGCTCGCGATGTCGCTGCGATTGACGAGCACGCCGCTCGCCGACGAGATCCTAGACGCCTGGTTCTCGACCACCGAGCTCGACCCGGCCGAGGTCCCCAATATCGAGAAGGTCAAGGCCGCCGACTCGCACTGA